In Papaver somniferum cultivar HN1 chromosome 9, ASM357369v1, whole genome shotgun sequence, the genomic stretch ATATAAAAGAGGTGTTAGAGAATTTATCAAGATTTTTCGAGATCACACAGATAGCATGGGAAGGACTCGTTGCCCGTGTGCCCGATACAAAAATAGTCATTTGGAGCCCATCCAGGTGGTTGAAGATCACTTGCAAGATTTTGGCATACACAGGAATTATACACTATGGATACACCATGGCGAAGATTATGAAACTGTCTCTGATGATGAcggtgttgatgaagaagaaacacAAGGTTATACAACTGATGGGGTTAGTGAACTTCTTGAAGATGTGTGTGCCAGAGCAAACAACAATGAAAGTTCAGGTACACAAAACAGTTGTGAAAACATAGATATGTTTGATAGTCTCTTGAAGGATGCCTGCAAGCCTTTGTATCCTAACTGCAAGAACTTTTCGAAGTTAGAGTTTGTTATAAGGTTGATGCATATCAAGATAATGAATCACATGAATAACAAATCATTCCAGATGATCCTTGATTTGATTAAAGCGGCATTGCCTGAAGGTGAGACACTTCCAAACACCTACTATGAGGCTAAGAAATTATTGAGGAACCTTGGACTTGGTTATACAGTAATTCATGCATGCAGATACGATTGTGCACTTTTTTGGAATGAAAATGAGAATCTTGAAATGTTTCCAAAGTGTAATGAGCCAAGGTATAAAGTCGTCGAGGGAAAAGGAAAGAAGATACCTCAGAAAGTACTGCGTTATTTTCCACTCAAGCCAAGGCTGCAGAGATTGTTCATGTCAAGGATGATCGCTAAAGATATGAAATATTGGAAAAAATACAGAAAGCGGAGAAAAATGTGTTTAGGCATCCAGCTGATTCTAAAATTTGGCAAGAGCTCGATGAGAAACATAATTGGTTTGCCAAAGATGCATGTAATGTCCGTCTTGGCATTGCAAGCGATGGGTTTATTCCATCTAATGACCTCAATGGAAAACCACACAGTATTTGGCTTGTAATTGTTGTTCCATATAATTTTCCACCTTGGAGATGCATGAAAGAGCCCTTTATATTTTTGACTCTACTAATACCAGGACCTAACAGTCCCGGAAATGATATCGACGTTTATCTGAGGCCGCTGATAGATGAATTAAAAGAGTTATGGGAAATTGGTGTGCAGACTTTTGATGCAGATTCAAAGGAAGTATTTCAGCTTCATGCTGCGTTGTTATGGAGATCAATGATTTTCCTGCATATGGAAACT encodes the following:
- the LOC113312578 gene encoding uncharacterized protein LOC113312578; translated protein: MDKSWMQGKSRLHPAYKRGVREFIKIFRDHTDSMGRTRCPCARYKNSHLEPIQVVEDHLQDFGIHRNYTLWIHHGEDYETVSDDDGVDEEETQGYTTDGVSELLEDVCARANNNESSGTQNSCENIDMFDSLLKDACKPLYPNCKNFSKLEFVIRLMHIKIMNHMNNKSFQMILDLIKAALPEGETLPNTYYEAKKLLRNLGLGYTVIHACRYDCALFWNENENLEMFPKCNEPRYKVVEGKGKKIPQKKAEKNVFRHPADSKIWQELDEKHNWFAKDACNVRLGIASDGFIPSNDLNGKPHSIWLVIVVPYNFPPWRCMKEPFIFLTLLIPGPNSPGNDIDVYLRPLIDELKELWEIGVQTFDADSKEVFQLHAALLWRSMIFLHMETYLDGVLMGI